One window of the Ananas comosus cultivar F153 linkage group 21, ASM154086v1, whole genome shotgun sequence genome contains the following:
- the LOC109726678 gene encoding uncharacterized protein LOC109726678 — translation MACIQANIYRPSLGCVVNGQGKRLRRISSTSTPSSLQASCLFLSVLHNSHQSKAYPRLVYNGPQYKRLAPICAFGGKGKSESDNDPFSFESLKKAMGGFKREKSVQDLLREQMREREYGGDGGNRDSSGGGGGGGGGDSNDGSGGSEDEGFAGILDELLQVVLATTGFIFVYIYMIRGEELTRLARDYIKYLFGAKSSMRLKRAMYKWQKFYESIVRKEEVREDWLERAIVATPTWWHNPRKLARLMESIYQDYMRQETRRQETES, via the exons ATGGCTTGCATTCAGGCCAATATTTACAGGCCAAGTTTGGGATGCGTTGTGAATGGACAGGGCAAGAGGCTTAGAAGAATCAGCTCAACATCTACGCCTTCCTCGCTGCAAGCCTCATGTTTGTTTCTGTCAGTACTTCACAATTCACATCAAAGTAAAGCATACCCAAGACTGGTCTATAATGGACCTCAATATAAAAGACTTGCTCCTATATGCGCATTTGGTGGAAAAGGGAAATCCGAAAGTGATAATGAT cCCTTTTCATTTGAATCACTGAAGAAAGCTATGGGAGGATTTAAGCGTGAGAAGTCGGTACAAGATCTGCTGAGGGAGCAGATGCGGGAACGAGAATACGGTGGGGATGGTGGTAATAGAGATTCTtctggtggtggtggtggtgggggtgggggtgatAGTAACGATGGCTCTGGTGGTTCAGAAGATGAgggttttgcaggaatattggACGAACTGCTGCAAGTTGTTTTGGCTACCACTGGCTTCATATTTGTG TACATCTATATGATCAGAGGCGAGGAATTAACCAGGCTTGCTAGGGACTACATCAAGTATCTCTTCGGCGCCAAGAGCAGCATGCGGTTGAAGCGTGCCATGTACAAATGGCAAAAGTTCTACGAGAGTATAGTGAGGAAGGAAGAGGTGAGGGAGGATTGGTTGGAGCGGGCGATCGTCGCAACGCCGACGTGGTGGCACAACCCTAGGAAACTGGCCCGTCTCATGGAGTCTATATACCAGGATTACATGCGGCAAGAAACCAGGCGACAGGAAACCGAATCTTGA
- the LOC109726193 gene encoding protein TIC 20-II, chloroplastic-like, with protein sequence MATVSLLCLSPQLHHPLLLRSPNPNPNFLLPYQSPNGRSLIPLKSTPRTIISSSFSSSPVPASDRLLSALAYSLPLLNSLHYGRFLLARSVAFFALYLGVARNPSLARFVRFNAMQAVVLDVLLALPALAHRVLGGAAPARGLGFRALVLGYDIIFVAAAASFLYSVLSCVLGRTPYLPLVASAADRQL encoded by the coding sequence ATGGCGACCGTCTCCCTCCTCTGCCTCTCCCCACAACTGCaccaccccctcctcctccgaagccctaaccctaaccctaacttcCTCCTTCCCTACCAATCCCCCAACGGCCGATCCTTGATCCCCCTCAAATCAACGCCCAGGACCATcatctcctcttccttctcctcctcccccgtcCCCGCCTCCGATCGCCTCCTCTCTGCCCTCGCCTActccctccccctcctcaaCTCCCTCCACTACGGCCGCTTCCTCCTCGCCCGCTCCGTCGCCTTCTTCGCCCTCTACCTCGGTGTCGCCCGGAACCCTAGCCTCGCCCGCTTCGTCCGCTTCAACGCCATGCAGGCCGTGGTCCTCGACGTGCTCCTCGCCCTCCCCGCCCTCGCCCACCGCGTCCTCGGCGGCGCCGCGCCCGCGCGCGGGCTCGGGTTCCGCGCCCTCGTGCTCGGGTACGACATCAtcttcgtcgccgccgccgcgtcctTTTTGTACAGCGTTCTCAGCTGCGTTCTCGGCCGCACGCCCTATCTTCCGCTCGTAGCCTCCGCCGCCGACCGGCAGCTGTAA
- the LOC109726614 gene encoding uncharacterized protein LOC109726614 produces MGQSPSKRVEEALRASPEFAAACDGAFARCRAEAAGAFPGVLPHQLPRAAQLLHADLSASLPLVRRWASASPPSRARVDAALRRAVRGAAAAAEVEARGLDRDEFGDFAAELFGAAVLAGAAGAAARXAAAGAAAIAGAGAAARAGPGVVARAVGAYAAAVVVAVYVGLS; encoded by the coding sequence aTGGGGCAGAGCCCGTCGAAGAGGGTGGAGGAGGCGCTCCGCGCGTCGCCGGAGTTCGCCGCGGCGTGCGACGGGGCGTTCGCGCGGTGCCGCGCCGAGGCCGCGGGCGCGTTCCCGGGCGTGCTCCCGCACCAGCTCCCGCGCGCGGCCCAACTCCTCCACGCCGACCTCTCCGCCTCCCTGCCCCTCGTCCGCCGCTGGGCCTCGGCCTCCCCGCCCTCCCGCGCCCGCGTCGACGCCGCGCTCCGCCGCGCCGTCcgcggcgccgcggcggcggcggaggtggaggcgcgGGGCCTCGACCGCGACGAGTTCGGGGACTTCGCGGCGGAGCTCTTCGGCGCCGCCGTGCTCGCGGgcgcggcgggggcggcggcgcggNgcgccgccgccggagccgcgGCGATCGCCGGAGccggggcggcggcgcgcgccgGGCCCGGGGTCGTGGCGAGGGCGGTGGGCGCCTACGCCGCCGCGGTCGTCGTCGCCGTGTACGTGGGCTTGTCGTGA
- the LOC109726312 gene encoding cytochrome b561 and DOMON domain-containing protein At3g07570-like has translation MTVDYTNGLVSVPRGGSGFSSARWHGLLVLLGWNVLMPVGVMAARYFRQYDPHWFYSHFLIQGIGFLLGLAGIVIGFGLDGSGVNNVDAHKALGIAILALGSLQVMTLLARPDRASKARKYWNWCHHWVGRAVIALAIGNIFFGLAIAREISSWSIAHRIFLAVSAVTSVFLEVRKRTSDK, from the exons ATGACCGTCGACTATACTAACG GGTTGGTCTCGGTCCCCCGCGGGGGCTCCGGGTTCTCATCAGCGCGGTGGCACGGGCTGCTCGTACTTCTGGGATGGAACGTGCTGATGCCAGTTGGAGTAATGGCGGCCCGGTACTTCAGGCAATACGATCCGCACTGGTTCTACAGCCACTTCTTGATCCAAGGGATCGGGTTCCTGTTGGGTCTAGCCGGGATCGTAATCGGGTTCGGTCTCGACGGTTCCGGGGTGAATAATGTGGACGCACACAAGGCTCTGGGGATTGCCATCTTAGCCCTTGGTTCCCTTCAG GTGATGACGCTCCTCGCTCGCCCCGACAGAGCATCGAAGGCGAGGAAGTACTGGAACTGGTGCCACCACTGGGTCGGGAGGGCGGTGATCGCGCTGGCGATCGGGAACATATTCTTCGGGCTGGCGATCGCACGCGAGATCAGCTCGTGGAGCATCGCGCACCGCATCTTCCTAGCAGTTTCGGCCGTCACTTCCGTATTCTTGGAGGTTAGGAAGCGTACGAGCGACAAGTAA